From the genome of Solanum pennellii chromosome 6, SPENNV200:
ATTCATGAAGGATCCGACCTCGATTTTCAACAGACTGACCAACttctgatattttttttttttgagaatagACCAAGTCCTAGTGTTAATAAAAAGATATAAGAAATACAGTATTCATCACTCTCAAGATAGTGAAGTATTCTGAACTCTCTTGCTCTTCCCTTCATTTACACATTTAAGGGATCAAGAAGTTGCAATACTTCATATTGCATCAAATCTGGTATTTTGGAGAGGACCAAACACATCGagattgattgtcattttgttaGAGAGAAGGTACTCTAAAGAGACATCGTACAAGGTTCGTGTGGTCAAATAATCAGCTTGCAGACATATTAGCCAATCCCAGAACACGTTATACATGAAGCCAGCTTGATACATTATAATTTGCATGCACCAGCTTGAGAGTAGTATTAgaatggaaaaattacataaattaatacattttaaaaaataattactgatttaagcgatactttttgtttattaccatttatagcaatactgtgataaatctgtaatatgtattaaaggtgaattatttatgcaatctatttgaattataattattttcgaaatatattgtgtttgtttggtacaaaatggtcacattgtattatccatcattaaaacttgtattatatgtgaatatttaaaattgtattataaatgaattaaaagcgatcaagtgaaaaaaaaatgttattgctataaatggtaaatatttttttattatagcacatttatgtaagtttccctattAGAATCTTTGTGAATATTTTAGAATATGTGTAATTATGGTAGGTAGCTTAATTTACTCCTATTGTAATTAGGTGTttgattttctgtcatttttaggACATgtaaattagttatttaaacACTTCACCTCTTGGGCTAGCTTTTGATCTTGAGTTAGGCTCAAAGTTCATTTCTTTAACATAATACCAAAGTTGGACCCACCCAGTTCTCGTTTCATCTGATATTGCCCCCCATCTTATATTTTCCAATGCTCAAGATGTCGAGTCCTAGGCGTGCGTGGGTGTTGAATATCCCACATCGATGGGGATAGGATCATTTGATCTTCTTATATGGTCTTGCACAATACTcccctttgagctagttttgaGGGTTGAATTAATCCCAAGGTCCATTTCTTAACAATCCAATTAGCATATTTTTAACCACATttgcccaaaaaaaaaaaaaatccgtTGACAACATAAAGGTCAAGCTAGTGAGGAGATGGTTTAAGATAGCTATTACTTACTTCACgataataatagaaataaagttTTTGAATCTTCTCACAAGGTCTTAGTTCTTATGAAGATTTTCTCTGGTTAGAAATATCAAAGCCAAACACAATTCTTCTTGCAGTCAGATATTGGTTTCTTCTGATTCTAACATAAGATAGGAGTACAGCGCTAAGCAGCGAGATCGAAGAATGGTCTCAGTGTCCTCCTAACAAACTTATTTCATATTAAGATGACATGCCAATTGCCAACAATTACTAGGGCTTCTGAAAGATTTGATACCAATAGCAACTCCAAGGACATAAATTCTTCTGATAACTGAGTAATCCCGAAAGTCAATAACACATGTTTGAAACTCAGTGGGTAATAGGTCAGTCTCTTTATCTGTCTCAACTTAAATTCCAGATTTTAGTCTGCCAAAATATTTGACTTGTGATGTGCACCTAACCCACACATTACGCGCTATGCTCTTACTGTACCAAAGGCCTAGGCGCTAACTCCAAAACATAATGATGTTTGCAGCTTTGCATTTGTCAAATTCATCAATCTAGGAGAACGGGGAAGgggtataaaataaaaataagggaaaaggtactCAAGAACTACCAGAATGCAGGCATAATGGACAGCATATCCCAATATAAAATCATGTTGACGgaaatatatagatataataATCATTATGAGGAGTGtgcaaagtaaaaaaaaacttacattGCCCGTGCAAAGTTCTGCCAAAATGCAGCCAAGGGACCAGATATCTATCTTTTTATCATAAGGAAGCCCTAAAATAACTTCTGGTGCACGGTAGGACCTTGATTGGACGTAAGAACAAAGATGATCTGTTTCAAAACAACTGCTACCCAGATCAATTACCTTCACCTCACATCTACTGTAGCTTTTCACCAATATGTTTTCGGGCTTCAAATCACAATGTATGAGTCCGAGGCCATGCAAGAACTGAAGAGCCTCTAAACACTGAATTGTGATTGACTGCACAACAGGTATATATGAAATTCATCACAGGAGATACCATTAGCATCAAATATCTATGAATATTTCGATCCAACAAACCTGCAGTCTTGGCATGGTAAAGTAGACTTCTCCACCAGCTTCTCTATTGAATTTTTGGAATTCATACAAATTGGCCTTCAGTAGTTCACATACAATTAACAAATGCTCCTGAACACAGACATAAAGATCAGAGCCAAATTTTCGTGATCAAGAGCTTCTATGGCTTACATTcagaataatacataaatgtgaaGTACACCACAGTATGGCATAAGCTCAGGAGGCACATCAAGTGCACATCAATATTTCTTCACTCTTCATATTGGATTGAAGAAGATATTGTTTTTAAACTATGTCATATTTAGTTTGGCCGAAGATATCTGCCACAAATATCATGTAGCATCGAGCGTACAGTACAGCACACACTTTTCATTTAGTCAAGTCTTTATCAATTTATGGATAAAACCTCCCAAAATCAGCTAGATGCTTAGACATGTTCACTTCTCTTGAGCAATCAGACAGTATCAGGGTTGAACTTTACACTGTCAAAGTTTATTCCCAAGGTTCAGAACAATCTAGTTTTTCAAGGGGAAAGTCAATAAAATGATCTGGTTAACACCATATTAGTCTGATGAGAAAATTATGAACTTAAGGTTGCCTTCCTCAACATCTACACATGCACAAAGAACGATCATGATTTATCTTGCAGACTATCCTGGCAGGAGATTTCCCTACTTCATTAAGACATCTTGATGGGTGTTAACCAAACAAAGCTTCAATCTTTATGGAGCTAGTTTTGCAGAACAGCACTTTTGAAGTTGATAGTGGCACAGCAGATCtctttataattttcaaaaagaaaaattccaCTGACCACTATCCCGTTGTATGCAAGCTAGGGATAAAAAGCAACAATTCTATTCAAAAGTTGCACAAAAAGTTTGCAGCAAGAATATTTCCACTAGCATATAACAGTAAGATGTACAAAAATtgtaaaacaacaaaattttcaCTTACgcgataataaaaataatcatacaaCCGAAGTAGGTGGTACTTGTCGGCAGGATCGTGCTTATTGACAAATTTGAGAAGCTTTATTTCATCAAGACTCTGATCAAAAAAATCTTTGTTGTTCTTTATAATCTTAACACAGACATCCATGCCTGTATGAAGATCATGTGCTTGTACTGCTTTGCTGAATGCAGCAGATCCAAGATACTCAGTGACTTGATATCGCCCAGCTATAACTGAATTTAAAACAACCTGGAAACTTTTGTCCTCCTCAAACCCAGTTCtgagttcaaaaataaaagaacttcATCAACCACCAAAAAGAAAACCTCAAAtccagaaaaataaaaactatttgaggtaaagaaaattgaaaagaatGTTCATTTTATAAGGGACAACTTGGAACATGCATGAAGAGACAACAGTGGGTAAGAAAGCTTCTAACTTAAGCTGAAGAAACCTGCAAAGGTATATTTTCCAAAGAAATAAGTCAAAACATATATAGAGAAATTTACAAGGTTAAAAGGATTGACTAGTTACAATCAAACAGATAGACAAAACTCTCTTTAAGTCACTAGCCAGTTTCATCTACACCCAGTGCATAAGGAAAGTCggaaattataaattaatctGGAAGTTCTTAGTAGCTAGATGGAAGTGATCCAGTTACAGAGGTAAAGATAACAGTTCCCAAAGAATTTTCAAAAGCCTCTCATCTTTCCTCAAAGACTGCAGTGGAATACCATCAAGTAAATATAGTTCAAGCCAAACATACAAACTTCTACAGCTCCCTTCACAGCTATTATTAATCTGAATCACCCAGTCTCTAACCAAAATCAAGTAACTACAGAGATGTCCATGGATATAGCGGAGAGAAGTACAGTTTTGTTAATGCATGAATGTCAAATCTGTAAGGGTCTAGATTTAATACAAGAATACATTATGTTCAAAAACCAAAAACTTATCATGCAGCCTAAAGGAACATTGCATAGTCCAATTACCAAGAGACACTGTTCTTTTGTTGGGCATGAAATACAGTTTTAAGCAGGCCACTAACGCCGAATATCCAAACACAACCAAAAATCTTATTAACTACTGTAGACTAGCAAAAACCTTTGGGGTTGTTTGGTTCAAATACTAGTCATAAATGGATTATAGTGCAAGGATTTTTAATGCAACGATAAATAATGAAGGGATTGTTATGCATTGATTAATAATGACGAGATAGTTGTAACTTATAGTTGAACTACTTATTTaaaaggatacttattctttaaaTAGCTTAATACCCACATTGTTAACACGTGTTCTTATTccactcttttatttttataattgtggTGTTAGGACCAGCTTGTGCACACCTTGGCTGATTTCATGGGGTACCTACTACCACCCCACCAACACAAGTACAAGGTAACTCTATCCAACAAGGCTTGGAGCCTTCTACAGGTAGGAAGAATCATGTTCTTATTCTACATTctatctcaaataaaataacacaATTCCtgcatattttaattcaattattatttaatactgACAACTAAATGTTGCATTAATCATGCAgtgatattttttcttatacaaCATTATCTTATGTGGGATTTGATGcagaaatttattatttcaaccATCAAACAAACAACCCCTTAGTGATGAGCATGAATATTGAATTTAATGCCGAATCAAAACATAAGTTCCCTCTGACGTCTAATACATACTTCCTCTTCAGATCCAGAGGAACATAAGATCATGAAATATAACTTTGTCATGAGCCCTATATAATTGAAACTGAATATTTATCTAcataaaaacatacaaaatcCGCTTTGCAACTTTTTTCAGCATAAATAAGGCCCAACaaaaattttgtgatattttgaACTTCTTATCTATTGTAAACATAAAATTTCAGCTAAAAAAGAGTTTCAATAAGGATTGCAATAATCAGAAGGGAACATGTCACCAGATGCGCACAGATATACCGAGAAGACACTGATTCTATCATAGACATCCTAGGCTCTGGTTAAGATTTTGGATCAGGTTTCTTGGCTTTTTGTTATGATTGTAAATATGGTTTTGTGTCCAACCTATGTACTGATTTAGTCAATACATAAAAATGTTACCTTctaaaaaaaagggggaaaagtCACTTTTTGGCTAATTCTGATGGTTCATGGTGCATAGGCTGAATTGACCCTGCATGATCAGCCTCCATCTATCCccgaaaaaaaaaagtacctaTCTCAGATCTCATGCCAGCAGTTACTCTTGAGACTTCGCCTCCACTGGTTTCGGTGATGACTGCTTAACTTCACTATGTTGTCAAAGCATGCTAAAAAGTTGTGTCTCTTCATAGAGCTCAAGATATGTCAACAACAAGAGCCCCCAGAGCTATAGGAGAGCTTTTCGTTGACTTACTATATCTTCACATCCCTAATAAAGTACATGTTTCTAATGTATTTGGTAAACAACCTCTCCCTTATCACAGTTTAAATCTATCATGATCAGTGCAGCACTTAAGAAAACCAACATAAGGAGTACCAAAGATGAAGACTGTAACTGCATATATGAAGCAGTTTCCTCCAGTCTGGAATAATATCAAATTACGGgtattaaaatcaaataacagGCATTATGTCCACACTAATTCAAAAAAGGCAACAAGAGATTGAACATGCCTGTTTTTCCTATGCACAATCTTAAgttcaaaagtttcaaattcctCTTCCTGAGCCATGATCTGCTTGACTTGTTCCTGAACAGCAACTGCCTCCTCATCCTCCAATGACTGCCCCAAATCTTCCACTCTTGCTCTGGCTATTTGTGTGTCCTCTTCTTTCTTCACATGCTCCCGTTCTACATAACCATAATTTGAAAGAGATGAAGGGCTAGAATTTACTGATCCTACAGCAATTTTGTTGCGTTCATCTCTTGAGCTCTTGATAGGTGACGACTCGTTGCTTTTGGGCCTCAAAGAACCAAGCAAGTCATCATTTGCAATCAGACTGTCATGAGCTTCATCAGTGATAATAGCATTGCCCTTACTTGACCGTAAAGATTTACTCGAGCTTGTATGAATCAACTGACCATCTCCGGGAAGGGCAAATGAGAATCCTCCATGTAAGTGATTTGTTTGTACAGATCCTCCTTTATCAGTACCCGAGACAGACTTGTCAGATCTCTGCTTAGCTGTTTTCTCATTTCTGTTTCTCATCTCAGAATAAGGCTTATCTGAATCAGGGGGTATGTGTCTAGCCCCACCAATACTGGCATCGTGATCCTGGAAATACCCTATATCCCCCTGACCTCTCCCTCCAACAAAACTTTCGTGCACTTCACTTCTGATATCAGCAGTATCACTGTTAATACCTACACCAATTGACCTAACTGAACCATGCTGATCACCGTCCACGTAAATATCATCCAGTCGGGGCCTTTCACGCTCATTCAAGGCCCTATCATCCCCTAACATGGCAAGTTCACTTGTTTGAGTAACAAATCCCTGCCAAACAGGTTCTACACACATCAAATTCAGTTCTTCTTCATCCATCAACTGTCTGTCGTATTGGGCACCTATGTTAGTTCTCCTATACATTTCAGTTTCACAAAGCACTACAGGATCATCTGAAGAGCCAACTGCATCAACATTCTTTGATTGGAAATATCTCTCACCTGATAAGTAGGAATCTTCCTCTGCGAAAGATTGCTCATCATCTTCTTTGTTTTCTCCTCTTTGAGGATCTGGAACACTCCCATTTCCTGTTCCCTTTTCATTATCACTAGGGTAATCAATTTCATGAGCTAAAAACCAGGATTCATCTTCAATAGGTTGTCTCGTATAGCCaacatcatcgtcgtcatcatatTCGTCAGAATCCCAGTATTCATTGGGGAAGTCAACACATCCACTCAATCCATCACCAATAGTTGCAAAACCAGAAACAAGCTCAGAAGTGTCCTCAGCAATACCTTGACTCACAGACAACCAACTGCCTCCACCAATCCTTTTTCCACCTGGTGATCAGTTAAGACAATGATGATTATTCCACAATACATCAATCAAAGTGACATAGATAAGTTTAAGAAAACATAACACGAGGATAAGTAGACAACATCATCAAGTTGTCAAAAAAATCTAGAGAACTACCTCAGAACCCGAAATTGAGGAAGAGCAGAAAGTTAAATTTATGTAGTCTCAAAAAGTACTGAAAAACTTACACTCAAGAGTCCCTTTATATTTGCTTAGTAGGACAACAATCACAGACAAGATTTTTCTTGACAACCGAGAAATCCCTGAGCTATGCACGGTTCAAAAACTTGGTGGAACAATCACAAACAAGATAATTTATTCCCTAAAAAAAGATTTAGAATGATGCACAGTCCACAGGACAAGCAGCGGAATACCAATACAAACCATCAATGGCAAGATAAGACAAGACCCTCCCCTCACATCAGCCGTAGGAATAAGTACTATAATGGGACACTGACTAAGCAACCTAGGCAAATATCATTTAATAGTCCATCTGATATAGAGTCCCAGAATACATAGGTAGTCAGTACTAAACAAAAAAACACAAAGGTTAATTACTTggaagtatatattttttaacagAAGGTAAATATCATTTATTCCCTCCAAATTGCAtcctttttttggttttctaaTCCGAACAACGCTTTCAGGGCCACATTTAGTATAACTTCATTCAATTTTTGAGACAATTTCCCTCTGAGAATTTAGGAGCAATTTAGCAATTTTAGTATCTCCAAAGAACAGGCTAAGTTTTTTGTCCAAAACTACAAGATAAAAGTAGTGCTAGACAAGCAAACCTGAATTGGTAAGTTCTTGTCCAATAGGAACATCTAGAAATGAACCTATGACATATGTATTGTCACCATTTGTAATCTTTGAGTCAGGTCCATCTCGTTCAAATTTTTCCTCCCAATGAATATTGAACGACTTCTCTTCTGACTTGATTCTAACAGGTGGCAACCTGGGTAGTTCTTCTTTCTGGCTCTCAGATATAAGCGAAAAGCCTAAGCCGCTGAAATCTTTTGGTTCACTTCCTGGGGTCTTTCCCAAATAAAAAGCTCTTCCTACCTCATCCACTTGCTCTTTAATTGTATTCCTAACATCATTACTGTCTGTTATCCTTTTACCTACTTTGTTACCACCAGTACCAATATTGTGATCATAACTTGTGGAAACATCTTCTTTGGAGAACGTGAAAACAGTTTCAGCTGAGCAATCTTTCCAAGGGTTGGATGAAAGGTTAGTCAATTCATCACTTTCGTACGTAGAGTTAGTAATAATTACATCTTTGGATGTCCCGTTTAGTTTAATTTGCTGATTAGACTGTTTGAGTTCACTATTTTGACTTCCATGCTTTGATTCCACATTGTCTTTGCTGGTACTTCCAGGCCACGACATTCTCTTTTCACCAGAAAAACTGACATCCTCCCCAGATTTTGCATTAGACTTTCCACACTCTGAGACCTCAGACAAATTTAACCTCAACTTCCCACTATGCACCAAGCCAGAGAAGTCCTTGGCAGCACTACTTCCACCATTGCTCTGATGCGACACTAGAGAACCATTACTGGGATTATGTACCAAGCCTGAAAAATCCTTGGCAGCACTAGTTCCACCATTGTTCTGATACGACACAAGTGAACCACTAGGATTGTAGTTCCACGAGTACATATCAATCATAGTATCTTCAGCATTGTTGCAAGCACTGAAAGTTTTGTTGTATGACCCAACAGATTCattattttccttcttcttcccaACAAACGCAACATTTTTCAATTTGCagtctgagccatttcttccaATCCCACATTCTATCTCCTTAACAATAAGCTCCTTACCACTGCTCCTCAAACTTGACTCCTTGAAAACCTCCCCACCATTTCGACAGGCCATTCCAAGATTCTCCACAGTTGCTTTGCCCCCATTTTCTTCTAATGGTCTGCTCAGCTTTTCATCCTCTAGAGTAAGCTTCTCTACCACACCATTCAGGTCAGAACGTTTATTCATCTCACCAAGCAAAGTAGCCTCTGCCTCTGTAAACTTGTTCTTCCGCAGAAATTCCAGTATCACATCTAAAGATGTAGAGTCCGCCATTGATACAATGGAGAACTCAAAAATCTTGCAGTAGTCAACTGCTACAAACAATATTCAACCCAACC
Proteins encoded in this window:
- the LOC107023228 gene encoding uncharacterized protein LOC107023228, coding for MADSTSLDVILEFLRKNKFTEAEATLLGEMNKRSDLNGVVEKLTLEDEKLSRPLEENGGKATVENLGMACRNGGEVFKESSLRSSGKELIVKEIECGIGRNGSDCKLKNVAFVGKKKENNESVGSYNKTFSACNNAEDTMIDMYSWNYNPSGSLVSYQNNGGTSAAKDFSGLVHNPSNGSLVSHQSNGGSSAAKDFSGLVHSGKLRLNLSEVSECGKSNAKSGEDVSFSGEKRMSWPGSTSKDNVESKHGSQNSELKQSNQQIKLNGTSKDVIITNSTYESDELTNLSSNPWKDCSAETVFTFSKEDVSTSYDHNIGTGGNKVGKRITDSNDVRNTIKEQVDEVGRAFYLGKTPGSEPKDFSGLGFSLISESQKEELPRLPPVRIKSEEKSFNIHWEEKFERDGPDSKITNGDNTYVIGSFLDVPIGQELTNSGGKRIGGGSWLSVSQGIAEDTSELVSGFATIGDGLSGCVDFPNEYWDSDEYDDDDDVGYTRQPIEDESWFLAHEIDYPSDNEKGTGNGSVPDPQRGENKEDDEQSFAEEDSYLSGERYFQSKNVDAVGSSDDPVVLCETEMYRRTNIGAQYDRQLMDEEELNLMCVEPVWQGFVTQTSELAMLGDDRALNERERPRLDDIYVDGDQHGSVRSIGVGINSDTADIRSEVHESFVGGRGQGDIGYFQDHDASIGGARHIPPDSDKPYSEMRNRNEKTAKQRSDKSVSGTDKGGSVQTNHLHGGFSFALPGDGQLIHTSSSKSLRSSKGNAIITDEAHDSLIANDDLLGSLRPKSNESSPIKSSRDERNKIAVGSVNSSPSSLSNYGYVEREHVKKEEDTQIARARVEDLGQSLEDEEAVAVQEQVKQIMAQEEEFETFELKIVHRKNRTGFEEDKSFQVVLNSVIAGRYQVTEYLGSAAFSKAVQAHDLHTGMDVCVKIIKNNKDFFDQSLDEIKLLKFVNKHDPADKYHLLRLYDYFYYREHLLIVCELLKANLYEFQKFNREAGGEVYFTMPRLQSITIQCLEALQFLHGLGLIHCDLKPENILVKSYSRCEVKVIDLGSSCFETDHLCSYVQSRSYRAPEVILGLPYDKKIDIWSLGCILAELCTGNVLFQNDSPATLLARVLGITGPIDQEMLVKGRDTYKYFTKNHMLYERNQETNRMEYLIPKKTSLRYRLPMGDQGFVDFVAHLLEVNPKTRPSAMEALKHPWLSYPYEPISS